A single window of Granulicella mallensis MP5ACTX8 DNA harbors:
- a CDS encoding aryl-sulfate sulfotransferase: MQIAGRSLPRVRRAGALALLTLFTATALSAPPRVYPTGVTIYDPLRAYNSFVGFSGPDGIMHLIDMDGNEVHRWPHPGNPGEVIDPKLIGGQRGHVLLQLSDIQDSRGGIFTNKTVGELDWDGKTVWEWGSQAPGGAARQNHDWARLANGNTLLLVAVPRAVPGLGPKEIGDQAIYEVTPEGKVVWSWTAGDHLKEFGWTPEGMNYLRERVARNPPEPYGYLEINDMQVLGANRWFDAGDKRFDPENIMIDTRKGNVVLIIEKRTGKVVWRLGPEFPGSEYSPDQRIMKKDLPRPVDQISGQHNAHLIAKGLPGAGNLLLFDDEGGAGFPPAALGIYAGSRILEIDPVKNQIVWQYTGANSGRPVWSFFSSFVSSASRLPNGNTLIDEGMYGRLFQVTPEGDIVWEYVMPYVGRSTVDGKPFANSLTYRAQAVPYDWVPEGTPHAEKAVKELDVTTFRVP, translated from the coding sequence ATGCAGATTGCAGGCCGATCCTTGCCTCGCGTACGCAGAGCCGGCGCGCTGGCGCTTCTTACGCTTTTCACCGCGACGGCGTTGAGCGCCCCTCCGCGTGTCTATCCCACCGGGGTTACGATCTACGACCCGTTGCGCGCGTACAACAGCTTTGTCGGCTTCAGCGGTCCCGACGGCATCATGCACCTGATCGACATGGACGGCAACGAGGTTCATCGGTGGCCGCATCCGGGCAATCCCGGAGAGGTGATCGACCCGAAGCTGATTGGCGGCCAGCGTGGACACGTGCTGCTGCAACTGTCGGATATTCAGGACAGCCGCGGCGGCATCTTCACCAACAAGACGGTGGGCGAGCTCGATTGGGACGGCAAGACCGTCTGGGAGTGGGGCTCGCAGGCCCCCGGCGGAGCCGCGCGGCAGAACCACGACTGGGCGCGTCTGGCCAACGGCAATACCTTGTTGCTGGTCGCTGTGCCGCGCGCCGTGCCGGGGCTGGGACCGAAGGAGATCGGCGACCAGGCGATCTACGAGGTCACTCCTGAGGGCAAGGTCGTGTGGAGCTGGACTGCGGGAGATCATCTCAAGGAGTTCGGCTGGACGCCGGAGGGCATGAACTATCTGCGCGAGCGTGTCGCGCGCAATCCGCCTGAGCCGTATGGATACCTCGAGATCAACGACATGCAGGTGCTGGGGGCCAATCGCTGGTTCGACGCGGGAGATAAGCGCTTCGATCCCGAGAACATCATGATCGATACCCGCAAGGGGAACGTCGTTCTCATTATTGAGAAGAGGACCGGCAAGGTGGTCTGGCGGTTGGGGCCGGAGTTTCCGGGCAGCGAGTACTCTCCCGATCAGCGGATCATGAAGAAGGACCTGCCGAGGCCCGTGGACCAGATCTCCGGCCAGCACAACGCGCACCTCATCGCGAAGGGCCTGCCCGGCGCGGGCAATCTGCTGTTGTTCGACGACGAAGGCGGAGCGGGTTTTCCTCCGGCGGCGCTGGGCATCTATGCGGGCTCACGCATCTTGGAGATCGACCCGGTCAAGAATCAAATCGTCTGGCAGTACACCGGGGCGAACTCCGGACGGCCGGTCTGGAGCTTCTTCAGCTCCTTCGTCAGCAGCGCGAGCCGGCTGCCGAACGGCAATACGCTCATCGACGAAGGCATGTACGGGCGGCTGTTCCAGGTCACTCCCGAGGGCGATATCGTCTGGGAGTACGTGATGCCTTACGTGGGCCGCTCGACGGTGGACGGGAAGCCGTTTGCGAACAGCCTGACTTATCGGGCGCAGGCCGTGCCGTATGACTGGGTGCCGGAAGGCACGCCGCATGCGGAGAAAGCGGTGAAGGAGTTGGATGTTACGACGTTCCGGGTGCCGTGA
- a CDS encoding MBL fold metallo-hydrolase, with amino-acid sequence MTVPFWITKLRQLERLVRESHAQPMQGQPQRPAEAAAGETVITFIGHSSFLLQIAGCAILIDPVFATRLILLRRQRHPGVRVRDLPRIDAVLLTHAHMDHLNRPSLRAITREMRRRKLPAPVAVVPNGVEDLVRDLGFARVEALAWWQSVELNSLRITATPAKHWGARLFNDTHRGFGGYCIEAPASPRIYHSGDTAFFGGFTEIGQRLRPDIALLPIGAYYPDSYRAVHTSPEEALRGFLDLGAQAMVPMHYNTFRLGREPMDEPLPRLLAAAAKAGVGDRIHPLIEGESWRSGYHLD; translated from the coding sequence ATGACCGTTCCTTTCTGGATCACCAAGCTGCGGCAGTTAGAGCGTCTCGTTCGCGAGAGCCACGCGCAACCGATGCAGGGCCAGCCTCAGAGGCCTGCTGAGGCCGCCGCCGGCGAGACGGTCATCACCTTCATCGGCCACTCGTCGTTTCTGCTTCAGATCGCGGGTTGCGCGATCCTCATCGATCCGGTCTTTGCGACACGCCTTATTCTCCTGCGTCGCCAGCGGCATCCCGGCGTTCGGGTGCGGGACCTTCCACGCATCGATGCGGTGTTGCTCACCCACGCGCATATGGATCACCTCAACCGACCGTCGCTGCGGGCCATTACGCGCGAGATGCGTCGCCGCAAGCTGCCTGCACCGGTGGCTGTTGTTCCCAATGGGGTCGAAGACCTGGTGCGCGATCTTGGCTTCGCTCGCGTCGAGGCGCTGGCATGGTGGCAGTCAGTGGAACTGAACTCCCTGCGCATTACGGCGACACCCGCGAAGCACTGGGGTGCGCGTTTGTTCAACGACACGCATCGCGGCTTTGGCGGTTACTGCATTGAGGCTCCGGCGTCGCCACGCATCTATCACTCGGGCGATACGGCCTTCTTCGGCGGGTTCACCGAGATCGGCCAACGGCTGCGGCCCGACATCGCTCTGCTTCCCATCGGCGCCTATTATCCGGACAGCTACCGCGCCGTCCACACCAGCCCGGAAGAGGCGCTGCGAGGCTTCCTCGACCTCGGCGCGCAGGCGATGGTGCCGATGCACTACAACACCTTTCGCCTGGGACGCGAGCCGATGGACGAGCCGCTCCCGCGTCTGCTCGCCGCTGCGGCAAAGGCGGGTGTGGGCGACCGCATCCACCCGCTTATCGAAGGTGAGAGTTGGCGCTCCGGCTATCATTTGGATTGA
- a CDS encoding TetR/AcrR family transcriptional regulator — protein MFKNEPATTKGEQTREHIFDCALELFRENGFDAATMQDVATRANVAKSAAYYYFPGKEAIIQAYYEAVQTRQEQLCAEVFAETKDLKKRLYAAMHTKFDLAQDDRKLLGVVFRYTGEPQHPLSCLGSGTAEIRRRSMQVFQQALAVERLPKDLEQLLPLALWSLQMGLLVMFLYDTSAAQKRTRQLASGSLDFTLKMMTLARLPVLKPIRSKILSLLREADLLPE, from the coding sequence ATGTTCAAAAATGAGCCCGCGACGACCAAAGGCGAACAGACCCGGGAGCACATCTTCGACTGTGCCCTGGAGCTCTTTCGAGAAAACGGCTTCGATGCCGCGACCATGCAGGATGTCGCTACACGTGCCAACGTCGCCAAGAGCGCGGCCTATTATTACTTTCCAGGCAAGGAAGCGATTATCCAGGCCTATTATGAGGCCGTACAAACCCGGCAGGAGCAGCTTTGCGCCGAAGTCTTCGCTGAAACAAAAGACCTCAAGAAGCGCCTGTACGCCGCGATGCATACGAAGTTCGACCTTGCTCAGGATGACCGCAAATTACTCGGGGTTGTCTTCCGCTATACCGGAGAGCCACAACATCCGCTCTCCTGCCTCGGCAGCGGCACCGCAGAGATTCGCCGCCGCAGCATGCAGGTATTCCAGCAGGCCCTTGCCGTCGAGCGTTTGCCGAAGGACCTTGAACAACTGCTGCCCCTGGCTCTCTGGTCTTTGCAGATGGGCCTGCTCGTGATGTTTCTCTACGACACCTCCGCAGCACAGAAGCGTACGCGCCAGCTCGCAAGCGGTTCTCTCGACTTCACGCTGAAGATGATGACACTCGCCAGACTTCCCGTGCTCAAGCCCATCCGCAGCAAGATCCTCTCACTCCTGCGTGAGGCCGATCTACTGCCCGAATAG
- a CDS encoding SRPBCC family protein, with translation MDESTEPAEPSKLPKSTREISNAQWMLAAFLVVAFGLGAVLYKFTIHVGLGHTSAIFIGIPAILALVLALAPRAKTVTGGILRGITIALLVVAPLLGEGYLCILFSAPLFYLVGLGVGSLVDYYRKSRSTTLSCIAILLLPMSLEGVVPQLTHNRAQSVTATQIVDAPASAVEAALAQSPHIDTALPHFLRIGFPRPLEAHGEGLDLGATRTIHFAGAEGDPPGDLVMQVTDRHPGHVRFTTISDSSKLTQWVRWQTSEVTWTPLDATHTSVTWSIAFDRQLDPYWYFAPWEQVAIREAAKYLITANATPTGTAR, from the coding sequence ATGGACGAATCCACTGAACCAGCCGAACCCAGTAAGTTACCCAAATCCACTCGGGAGATCAGCAATGCGCAATGGATGCTCGCAGCCTTCCTCGTCGTAGCCTTCGGGCTTGGAGCCGTTCTCTATAAGTTCACCATCCACGTCGGTCTGGGGCACACCTCAGCGATATTTATCGGCATTCCGGCGATTCTCGCTCTGGTCCTTGCACTCGCACCACGCGCCAAAACCGTCACCGGCGGCATTCTGCGTGGCATCACGATTGCCCTTCTTGTCGTTGCACCCCTGCTGGGCGAAGGCTACCTCTGTATCCTCTTTTCGGCTCCTCTGTTTTATCTCGTGGGCCTGGGCGTTGGCTCACTTGTCGACTACTACCGCAAGAGCCGCAGCACCACGCTTAGCTGCATCGCCATCCTGCTCCTTCCGATGTCCCTCGAAGGCGTCGTGCCGCAACTCACTCATAACCGCGCCCAGAGTGTCACCGCCACCCAGATAGTCGATGCTCCCGCATCCGCTGTAGAGGCAGCTCTCGCGCAGAGCCCGCATATCGACACGGCGCTCCCCCATTTCCTTCGCATCGGCTTTCCCCGCCCACTCGAAGCACACGGCGAAGGCCTTGACCTCGGAGCTACGCGCACGATTCACTTCGCGGGCGCAGAAGGTGATCCTCCGGGCGACCTCGTCATGCAGGTCACCGACCGCCATCCCGGCCATGTTCGCTTCACGACGATCAGCGACTCCAGCAAGCTGACGCAGTGGGTGCGCTGGCAGACCTCGGAGGTCACATGGACGCCTCTCGACGCCACGCATACCTCCGTCACGTGGAGCATTGCCTTTGACCGTCAGCTCGATCCCTATTGGTACTTCGCTCCGTGGGAACAGGTCGCTATTCGCGAGGCTGCAAAGTATCTCATCACCGCCAATGCCACTCCTACAGGGACAGCACGTTGA
- a CDS encoding methyltransferase family protein, whose protein sequence is MNHSLYVRATAIYLPLAAAALAGLLRPRRSRQLAACLLSLFWTLCTLLVLQRLNQLTGWWAFSPGGLLFREMPLELYFGWAMLWGLVPQLAFPKGSLVWVSAFMVAFDLVAMPLCKPVLYLGNHWLAGEALAVLLVLLPALLLARWTLNDTHLELRATLQVVLSVMLFLFLVPELVFAVRPGDGWLPLLHSPSWQRQLGLQLLLLLALPGVSAVAEFAQRGHGTPLPYDPPRHLVTSGIYRYCANPMQLSCGLVMLLWAAMLHNLWLLLAACMSILYSAGIAEWDEGRDLAERFKTSWQYYRRAVPSWRVRWLPYHSGTSARLYIARTCGPCSELRLWMEARHPIGFDLIDAETLPSGSIQRLRYDPADGSAPVEGIRALGRAMEHLHLGWAFCGAALRLPLVWQSVQLLMDASGLGPRILGDMT, encoded by the coding sequence TTGAATCACTCGCTCTATGTGCGCGCCACCGCGATCTATCTTCCGCTAGCCGCGGCGGCGCTCGCTGGGCTGCTTCGTCCGCGGCGTTCCCGCCAACTGGCCGCATGCCTTCTCAGCCTCTTTTGGACGCTATGCACCCTGCTGGTATTGCAGCGCCTCAACCAACTCACCGGATGGTGGGCGTTCTCTCCTGGCGGCCTGCTCTTTCGTGAAATGCCTCTGGAACTCTACTTCGGTTGGGCCATGCTCTGGGGACTCGTACCACAGCTCGCCTTTCCCAAAGGTTCGCTCGTCTGGGTGTCCGCATTCATGGTCGCATTCGATCTCGTCGCGATGCCACTCTGCAAGCCTGTCCTGTATCTCGGCAACCACTGGCTCGCTGGGGAAGCTCTCGCCGTATTGCTCGTCCTGTTGCCGGCACTTCTCCTCGCACGCTGGACGCTAAACGATACGCACCTGGAACTACGTGCAACGCTGCAAGTCGTCCTGTCCGTGATGCTATTTCTCTTCCTCGTACCAGAGCTCGTCTTCGCAGTGCGTCCCGGCGACGGCTGGCTTCCCCTGCTGCACAGCCCGAGTTGGCAACGTCAGCTCGGACTTCAACTCCTGCTCCTGCTCGCACTCCCCGGCGTCAGCGCGGTCGCGGAGTTCGCCCAACGCGGCCACGGCACTCCCCTTCCTTACGATCCTCCTAGACATCTGGTCACCAGCGGCATCTATCGCTACTGCGCCAACCCGATGCAGCTCTCCTGCGGCCTCGTGATGCTGCTCTGGGCCGCCATGCTGCACAATCTCTGGCTGCTGCTGGCAGCCTGCATGTCGATCCTCTACAGCGCAGGCATCGCCGAGTGGGACGAGGGACGAGACCTCGCAGAGCGCTTCAAAACCAGCTGGCAATACTATCGCCGCGCAGTCCCAAGCTGGAGAGTTCGTTGGCTCCCCTACCACTCCGGTACATCGGCGCGTCTCTACATCGCGCGGACCTGCGGTCCATGTAGCGAACTCCGCCTATGGATGGAAGCCCGGCATCCAATAGGCTTCGATCTCATCGATGCGGAGACTCTTCCTTCGGGTTCCATCCAGAGACTACGCTACGATCCCGCCGATGGAAGCGCCCCGGTAGAGGGTATTCGAGCCCTGGGCCGAGCCATGGAACACCTGCATCTGGGGTGGGCTTTCTGCGGTGCAGCTCTTCGGCTTCCGCTCGTCTGGCAAAGCGTGCAGTTGCTGATGGATGCCAGCGGCCTGGGCCCTCGCATCCTGGGCGACATGACATAA
- a CDS encoding prephenate dehydrogenase, whose amino-acid sequence MSTRILILGTGLIGASVGLALKAAAPDSKILGWDADPAELAKALEVGAIDEALPGREAVLAPDAADIYLLATPVLPILDWMQRLAPVLNEQQLVTDVGSTKLEIVELAAKLYNQPGKARFLPGHPMAGKESGGAALADAELFCGATWLFTPVDQNECALEAHWRALVAGMGAQTQDLGAERHDEVCAWVSHLPQMLSTALAALLQDTFSADPDGLAAVQAIGGRALRETTRLGSSPYSMWRDIALTNTEPIAQTLHALEQRLAHLRENLRTPELREEFATANRFRATKKS is encoded by the coding sequence ATGTCCACCCGCATTCTCATCCTCGGAACAGGCCTCATTGGCGCGTCAGTTGGGCTGGCGCTCAAAGCTGCCGCGCCTGACAGTAAAATCCTCGGCTGGGACGCAGACCCCGCCGAACTCGCGAAGGCCCTCGAAGTCGGAGCCATTGACGAAGCTCTGCCGGGCCGCGAAGCCGTGCTGGCTCCGGACGCAGCCGATATCTACCTGCTGGCGACGCCGGTTCTGCCTATCCTCGACTGGATGCAGAGGCTCGCGCCCGTGTTGAACGAGCAGCAGCTTGTCACGGACGTCGGGAGCACGAAGCTCGAGATCGTGGAGCTTGCGGCAAAGCTCTACAACCAGCCGGGCAAAGCTCGCTTCCTGCCCGGGCATCCGATGGCGGGCAAGGAGTCCGGCGGTGCCGCGCTGGCCGATGCCGAACTCTTTTGCGGCGCGACCTGGCTCTTCACGCCTGTCGATCAAAACGAGTGCGCACTGGAAGCGCACTGGCGCGCACTGGTAGCAGGCATGGGCGCGCAGACTCAGGATCTTGGGGCCGAGCGCCATGACGAAGTCTGTGCCTGGGTCTCGCATCTTCCGCAGATGCTCTCGACCGCGCTGGCCGCGCTGCTGCAGGACACCTTCAGCGCCGATCCCGACGGCCTCGCCGCGGTGCAGGCTATTGGCGGCCGAGCGCTGCGCGAGACCACGCGCCTCGGCTCAAGCCCCTACAGCATGTGGCGCGATATCGCGCTCACGAACACCGAGCCCATCGCGCAGACGTTGCACGCACTGGAGCAGCGCCTCGCGCACCTGCGGGAGAACCTGCGCACACCGGAGTTGCGCGAAGAGTTCGCCACGGCGAACCGCTTCCGGGCTACGAAGAAGTCCTAA
- a CDS encoding glutamate-5-semialdehyde dehydrogenase, translating to MSEASESSVRATAEAAKQASRTLAPLDEPRRNAALEAMAQALEAAGAELFAANAEDLKIAESMSGDEKLSPATLSRLKLNETKLREMVEQVRSVAALPDPLGRTLDAIELDDRNPGDVAGTQGLHLQKLSVPLGVLAVIFEARPDAVTQISALALKSGNAVILKPGREVERTASALVRVLREAIVRQGLPADAISLVLGRERVNELLGMHGLVDMVIPRGSKALVEYVQANTRIPVLGHAEGVCHIYVDRCVDEALALRVISDAKIDYPAACNAVETVLVHRDIAKDFLPKLAAHLGQRGVALHGDEATRKLLGAGAPVEDWHTEYGELALSIGVVDSLEQAIDHIHTHGSSHTESILTEDDATAERFLREVDAAGVFHNASTRFADGFRYGFGAEVGISTSKFHARGPVGLDGLTTYKYVLRGQGHVAGDYRGANARAFTHRRANDQGGQKS from the coding sequence ATGAGCGAGGCTTCTGAGTCCTCTGTACGCGCGACAGCCGAGGCGGCGAAACAGGCTTCGCGCACGCTTGCCCCACTCGATGAACCGCGCCGTAATGCCGCGCTTGAGGCGATGGCGCAGGCACTCGAAGCCGCAGGCGCGGAGCTCTTCGCCGCCAACGCGGAAGACCTTAAGATCGCCGAGTCGATGAGCGGAGACGAGAAGCTCTCGCCCGCAACGCTCTCGCGGCTGAAGCTCAATGAAACCAAGTTGCGTGAGATGGTCGAGCAGGTGCGCTCCGTCGCGGCGCTGCCCGATCCGCTGGGCCGCACACTCGATGCGATTGAACTCGACGACAGGAATCCCGGAGATGTGGCCGGTACACAGGGCCTGCATCTGCAAAAGCTGAGCGTTCCGCTCGGTGTGCTGGCGGTAATCTTCGAAGCTCGTCCCGACGCTGTAACGCAGATCTCTGCGCTGGCGCTCAAGAGCGGCAACGCGGTCATCCTCAAGCCGGGCCGCGAGGTCGAGCGCACAGCCTCAGCCCTGGTGCGTGTTTTGCGCGAGGCCATCGTCAGGCAAGGTCTACCTGCCGATGCAATCTCGCTCGTGCTCGGGCGTGAGCGCGTCAACGAACTGCTGGGCATGCATGGCCTTGTCGACATGGTGATCCCGCGCGGCAGCAAGGCGCTGGTGGAGTACGTACAGGCCAACACGCGTATTCCTGTGCTGGGCCATGCGGAGGGTGTCTGCCATATTTATGTCGATCGCTGTGTCGATGAAGCGCTTGCGCTGCGGGTGATTAGCGATGCCAAGATCGACTATCCCGCTGCGTGCAACGCCGTCGAAACGGTGCTGGTGCATCGCGATATCGCGAAGGACTTTCTGCCCAAGCTTGCGGCGCACCTGGGTCAGCGCGGTGTTGCGCTGCATGGGGATGAAGCGACGCGCAAGCTACTGGGTGCGGGTGCTCCAGTAGAGGACTGGCACACCGAGTACGGCGAGCTGGCGCTCTCTATCGGCGTTGTCGACTCGCTGGAGCAGGCCATCGATCACATTCACACGCACGGCTCGTCGCACACAGAGAGCATTCTTACCGAGGACGATGCCACGGCGGAGCGCTTCTTGCGCGAGGTCGATGCCGCAGGCGTCTTCCACAACGCGTCCACACGATTTGCAGACGGTTTCCGCTACGGTTTCGGGGCGGAGGTTGGCATCAGCACCAGCAAATTCCATGCGCGCGGCCCGGTCGGGCTCGATGGCCTGACGACTTACAAGTATGTTCTGCGTGGGCAGGGGCACGTTGCCGGCGACTATCGCGGAGCGAATGCCCGTGCCTTTACGCATCGGCGCGCCAACGACCAGGGCGGTCAGAAGAGCTAA
- the proB gene encoding glutamate 5-kinase, whose protein sequence is MHRIVVKLGTNVIMRPDGKVALGLLCGLVEQIAALRDQGMEVLVVSSGAVGLGVERLGLSARPTVVAQVQACAAIGQSRLMALYGDAFDRLSCPIAQVLLTEDDFRDPVRHANLRATLDALLTLGVIPIVNENDTVSTVELDRPTESAPRERIFGDNDKLSALLMKHINADLLVLLSDVDGLYDRDPSDPGAKVLRLVGSVDDRILALAHGSNGRGRGGMTSKLESARIALRAGKQVVIANGRTPQVLERIIDGEALGTRFSPVVQEVAK, encoded by the coding sequence ATGCATCGTATCGTCGTTAAACTCGGCACCAATGTCATCATGCGTCCGGACGGCAAGGTGGCGCTCGGCCTCCTCTGCGGGCTGGTGGAGCAGATTGCGGCCCTGCGCGACCAGGGAATGGAAGTGCTGGTGGTCTCCTCCGGGGCTGTAGGGCTGGGCGTGGAGCGGCTGGGTCTGTCGGCTCGCCCGACGGTTGTGGCGCAGGTACAGGCCTGTGCGGCCATCGGCCAGTCGCGGCTCATGGCCCTCTATGGCGATGCCTTCGACCGCCTCAGTTGCCCCATCGCGCAGGTGCTGCTCACTGAAGACGACTTCCGCGATCCCGTGCGTCATGCCAACCTGCGCGCCACGCTCGACGCATTGCTGACGCTGGGCGTGATTCCCATCGTCAACGAGAACGATACGGTCTCGACCGTAGAGCTCGATCGCCCCACCGAGTCCGCGCCGCGCGAGAGGATCTTCGGGGACAACGATAAGCTCTCCGCTCTGCTCATGAAACACATCAACGCCGACCTGCTCGTACTGCTGTCGGATGTCGACGGACTCTACGACCGCGACCCTTCAGACCCAGGCGCGAAAGTGCTACGCCTGGTGGGCAGCGTCGATGACCGCATCCTGGCGCTGGCGCACGGCAGCAACGGACGGGGCCGTGGTGGCATGACCTCGAAGCTCGAATCGGCGCGTATCGCGCTGCGGGCCGGCAAACAGGTGGTGATCGCCAACGGGCGTACGCCGCAGGTGCTGGAGCGCATCATCGATGGCGAAGCCCTGGGCACTCGCTTCTCGCCGGTGGTGCAAGAGGTCGCGAAATGA
- the aroF gene encoding 3-deoxy-7-phosphoheptulonate synthase, producing the protein MIVAMQNQATDEQIQSVIERMVELGFNVHRTTGETQTILAGVGTPEHFEVTEFQVLPGVHQAYRISSPYKLAGRGFRPEGTRVTFPNGLVVGGDEVVIMAGPCSVESSDQIHLSAKQVAASGGQFLRGGAYKPRSSPYSFQGMGVEGLKLMREAADENGLLVITEVMEISQIEAMLPYIDCFQVGARNMQNFNLLRELGHVRKPVLMKRGISATIEEVLLSAEYILSGGNYDLMLCERGIRTFETATRNTMDISAIPVLKKLTHLPVLGDPSHGVGKRDLVPAMALASVAAGADGLLMEMHPNPDKAMSDGAQSLFPDQLTKLVEKLRLLAPVVDRSIASAVAKVHA; encoded by the coding sequence ATGATCGTCGCCATGCAGAACCAGGCCACCGATGAACAGATTCAAAGCGTAATTGAACGCATGGTGGAACTCGGCTTCAACGTCCACAGAACCACGGGGGAGACCCAGACCATTCTCGCGGGTGTCGGCACTCCTGAGCACTTCGAGGTCACTGAGTTCCAGGTGCTCCCCGGCGTTCATCAGGCATACCGCATCTCCTCGCCGTACAAGCTGGCGGGCCGCGGTTTCCGCCCTGAGGGCACGCGCGTCACATTCCCCAACGGGCTTGTGGTCGGAGGTGACGAGGTCGTCATCATGGCCGGTCCGTGCTCGGTTGAGAGCAGCGACCAGATCCATCTCAGCGCGAAGCAGGTGGCCGCCTCCGGTGGACAGTTCCTGCGCGGCGGCGCGTATAAGCCCCGCAGCTCGCCGTACAGCTTCCAGGGCATGGGCGTCGAAGGCCTGAAGCTGATGCGCGAGGCTGCTGACGAGAACGGTCTGCTGGTCATCACCGAGGTCATGGAGATCTCGCAGATCGAAGCCATGCTGCCCTACATCGACTGCTTCCAGGTCGGCGCGCGCAACATGCAGAACTTCAACCTGCTGCGCGAGCTCGGCCATGTGCGCAAGCCCGTGCTGATGAAGCGCGGCATCTCGGCAACGATCGAAGAGGTATTGCTCTCGGCCGAGTACATTCTCTCCGGCGGCAACTACGATCTGATGCTCTGCGAGCGCGGCATTCGCACCTTTGAGACCGCGACGCGCAACACGATGGACATCTCCGCGATTCCGGTGCTGAAGAAGCTGACACACCTGCCGGTGCTGGGCGATCCGTCGCACGGCGTAGGCAAGCGCGATCTCGTACCGGCGATGGCGTTGGCTTCCGTCGCTGCCGGAGCGGACGGCCTGCTGATGGAGATGCATCCCAATCCCGACAAGGCCATGTCCGACGGAGCGCAGTCGCTCTTCCCGGACCAGCTTACGAAGCTCGTTGAAAAGCTGCGTCTGCTGGCTCCTGTGGTGGACCGCAGCATTGCTTCGGCTGTAGCGAAGGTGCACGCGTAA
- the pheA gene encoding chorismate mutase has translation MEIADWRKKIDQLDEQIVLLLSERAAAAVAIGQLKQKSASPIYEPQREQIVFDHVRKVNPGPLTGAQIQDLYERIMDVMRSLQRPANPDAKA, from the coding sequence ATGGAAATTGCTGACTGGCGCAAGAAGATCGATCAACTGGACGAGCAGATCGTCCTCCTGCTCTCCGAACGCGCTGCCGCTGCAGTCGCTATCGGTCAGCTCAAACAGAAGAGCGCGTCCCCTATCTATGAACCGCAGCGCGAACAGATCGTCTTCGACCACGTGCGTAAGGTCAACCCTGGCCCCCTCACAGGCGCGCAGATCCAGGACCTCTACGAGCGCATCATGGACGTCATGCGTTCGCTCCAGCGCCCCGCGAATCCGGATGCAAAGGCTTAG
- the trpA gene encoding tryptophan synthase subunit alpha, with protein MPITFPNKPGLVIYLTAGDPDLGTTRDMAIAAIDNGADVIELGVPFSDPLADGPVIQRASERAVAKGTRLTDVLVICKEIRAARPQAGIILFSYLNPVVRLGMAAFAKAAKDAGADGVLLTDMIVEEATEYLAAMRANDLAPVFLAAPTSPDERLKAIAENSRGFVYAISRVGITGTQAELASDAEQLVKRLKQFTKLPIALGFGISTPAHVQTVAGFADAAVVGSAIVGLVEKTPAAEAPRAVGDFVRSLRKGTTGA; from the coding sequence ATGCCCATTACTTTTCCAAACAAACCGGGCCTCGTGATCTACCTCACCGCAGGCGATCCTGACCTCGGCACGACGCGCGACATGGCGATTGCCGCCATCGACAATGGCGCCGACGTCATCGAACTCGGCGTGCCGTTCAGCGACCCGCTGGCCGATGGCCCTGTGATTCAGCGCGCCAGCGAGCGTGCCGTCGCCAAGGGCACACGCCTGACCGATGTGCTCGTGATCTGCAAGGAGATTCGTGCAGCGCGACCGCAGGCGGGCATCATCCTGTTCAGCTATCTCAACCCGGTCGTGCGGCTGGGCATGGCAGCTTTTGCGAAGGCAGCGAAGGACGCCGGCGCGGACGGTGTGCTGCTGACCGACATGATCGTCGAAGAGGCCACCGAGTACCTTGCGGCGATGCGGGCCAACGATCTCGCTCCCGTCTTTCTGGCCGCCCCGACGAGCCCTGACGAGCGGCTGAAGGCTATCGCAGAAAACTCCCGGGGGTTCGTCTACGCGATCTCGCGCGTGGGAATTACGGGCACGCAGGCCGAGCTTGCCAGCGATGCGGAACAACTCGTGAAGCGGCTGAAGCAGTTCACGAAGCTGCCTATCGCGCTGGGATTCGGCATCTCGACGCCGGCGCATGTGCAGACGGTCGCTGGCTTTGCCGATGCTGCCGTTGTGGGCAGTGCCATCGTCGGGCTGGTGGAGAAGACCCCGGCGGCAGAGGCCCCGCGGGCTGTTGGAGACTTTGTTCGCAGCCTGCGGAAGGGAACAACCGGCGCATGA